In the Colletotrichum lupini chromosome 1, complete sequence genome, one interval contains:
- a CDS encoding WSC domain-containing protein encodes MSTDQIKDRAVLRFSRFAVARRTRTNSLMVENVLDDFMLALTSQNSRGNVFAQHSEASFEVCFGQFFSFNEALRTKENGYIWPWKYDYIEDLMVLKSGYFANVFSDVETHPCSFGESSLGRQNAAEWIRTAFHDLITHNTFSGEGGLDASIMFELNREDNVDTRPVFETTLHFMSLFHTPRSSIADLLALGVYTSLANCGGPQLPFRAGRLDATEADASGVLTPQPHQDLESHKSIFSRAGFSDTDMISLVACGHTLGGVHTAYFPHILGIDEFPIDGAKEPSTKLDVVHFEEGPGSSASFDNTIVLEYLSGTGSNPLVHSHNETFRSDKRIFSSDQNETIRTLSNQSNFLEKCKDVFGRMLNLVPRDKGIELTAPVKPIDVKPYIREQSIDSRGSIRFSGRIRVRVGPATARNADDLEVELSIVNRNATGTILIRAVRGRRSGGVSSGHFGDAFAWFEFSTTVPSSVGIKSFNVFLIQPSTGDVEVHDNLGRGFPVSDVLLYQPRQSCLDSVVKDGKINLRVVAAIHETGPAGAPTLKLFRKVPREDVVVPAFEATIISFKLTAVTYGAYRIFQADTALDLASWNTRFDVVLNSEIKVEFLPTNVLRSASNCKPL; translated from the exons ATGTCCACGGACCAAATCAAGGATAGAGCAGTCCTTCGATTCTCCCGGTTCGCCGTAGCTCGTCGGACGCGAACCAACAGTTTAATGGTCGAAAATGTACTAGATGACTTTATGCTGGCGTTAACTTCTCAAAATTCTCGTGGCAATGTGTTTGCTCAACACTCTGAGGCTTCGTTCGAAGTATGTTTTG GCCAATTTTTCTCTTTCAATGAAGCTCTGCGAACAAAAGAAAATGGGTATATTTGGCCATGGAAATATGACTACATTGAAGATTTAATGGTTCTCAAGAGCGGCTATTTTGCGAACGTTTTCTCAGACG TAGAAACGCATCCATGTTCTTTCGGCGAAAGTTCCCTAGGTCGTCAGAATGCAGCAGAATGGATCCGCACAGCTTTCCATGACCTTATTACTCATAATACTTTTTCGGGGGAAGGGGGGCTAGATGCCTCCATCATGTTTGAACTCAATCGGGAGGACAACGTCGACACCCGGCCTGTCTTCGAAACGACACTTCACTTCATGAGTCTCTTCCACACCCCGAGGTCATCGATAGCCGACTTACTTGCACTTGGAGTCTATACCAGTCTTGCCAATTGCGGTGGCCCGCAGCTTCCCTTTCGCGCAGGCCGGTTAGACGCAACCGAAGCTGATGCCAGCGGTGTTCTCACCCCGCAACCACACCAAGACCTAGAGAGCCACAAGTCTATCTTCTCCAGGGCAGGGTTTTCGGATACAGACATGATCTCTTTGGTTGCGTGTGGACACACTCTGGGCGGAGTCCACACAGCTTACTTCCCACACATTTTGGGCATCGACGAGTTCCCCATAGACGGAGCTAAAGAACCGTCAACTAAGCTCGATGTCGTGCATTTTGAGGAAGGTCCAGGATCCTCCGCGAGTTTCGACAACACCATCGTTCTGGAGTATTTATCTGGGACCGGGTCGAATCCGTTAGTCCACAGCCACAACGAGACTTTCCGTTCAGATAAGAGAATCTTCAGCTCCGACCAGAACGAGACAATCAGAACCCTCTCAAACCAGTCGAATTTCCTGGAGAAATGCAAAGACGTCTTCGGCCGTATGCTGAATCTTGTACCACGTGATAAAGGCATCGAACTCACTGCACCAGTCAAGCCGATCGACGTCAAGCCGTACATCCGAGAGCAGTCGATAGACTCAAGGGGATCGATCCGCTTCTCGGGCCGTATCCGCGTGCGAGTCGGTCCCGCGACGGCGAGGAACGCCGACGACCTTGAAGTCGAGCTGTCGATAGTGAACCGAAATGCTACTGGGACTATCCTCATCAGGGCTGTTCGCGGCAGAAGGTCGGGTGGAGTATCCTCAGGCCACTTTGGAGATGCCTTCGCGTGGTTCGAGTTCAGCACTACCGTGCCGAGCAGCGTCGGTATCAAGTCCTTCAACGTTTTCCTGATCCAGCCGTCGACGGGCGACGTTGAAGTGCATGACAACTTGGGACGCGGATTTCCGGTGTCTGACGTACTGCTGTATCAGCCACGGCAATCATGCTTGGACTCAGTTGTAAAAGATGGGAAAATAAACCTTAGAGTCGTGGCTGCGATTCATGAGACTGGCCCAGCGGGGGCTCCCACGTTGAAACTTTTCCGTAAAGTTCCGAGGGAAGACGTTGTTGTTCCGGCTTTCGAGGCTACAATCATCTCATTTAAATTGACGGCTGTGACGTATGGGGCCTACAGAATATTTCAAGCAGACACAGCTCTTGACTTGGCATCGTGGAATACGCGATTTGACGTCGTTCTCAATTCGGAGATCAAAGTCGAATTTCTACCAACCAATGTCTTGAGATCAGCTAGCAATTGCAAACCTCTATGA
- a CDS encoding cytochrome P450 encodes LIIYAFFTIIYRLYFHPLANFPGPRLAAVSNLWYARAWFTGRYPERVEQAFQKYGDVVRIAPNELAFVTPEAIKTIYGTAKQNREVFVKTPFQDFGLKSPGITAERDPNVHRQMAKMLAPALSIQAIRNQEPVVHEHVDLLVRRIRQETKERPAVEMKQWIDWHVWDVASDMAYNLKCNQVKDKKDELFFHMFVRVGLWATIQQVSKRFPWLSPLIWFCVPPKVALTFPTGIKVQRQNIKHRLQNAEKLGHADYMEQFISQDKMDPNEEWLLAQANVMIVANFDPMTNVVSTALYYLLTVPRAYHRLREELNGTFNSYDAIVHDNLQGLKYLHAVIFESLRIHSNAAFGMPRFSPGAVVDRWYVPKGTTVQTCHFAMTRSERWWKEARSFYPERFLPNDHQYHDARFDKDATSSFAPFSLGPRGCPGVNPAMQRLRIVIAKLVWSFDMELTNKNRIDWQRDSYLYGIWERPQLWVKATPRPDEQKTLPT; translated from the exons CTCATTATCTATGCATTTTTCACGATCATATACAGACTCTACTTTCACCCTCTGGCAAACTTCCCCGGCCCGCGTCTGGCAGCTGTGTCTAATCTTTGGTACGCACGTGCCTG GTTCACTGGAAGATACCCGGAAAGGGTCGAACAAGCGTTTCAAAAGTATG GAGATGTTGTACGCATCGCACCTAATGAACTCGCATTCGTAACTCCCGAGGCTATCAAAA CTATCTACGGCACAGCTAAGCAGAATCGCGAAGTCTTCGTCAAGACGCCTTTTCAAGACTTTGGCCTCAAGTCCCCGGGCATCACAGCGGAGAGAGACCCCAATGTTCACCGTCAAATGGCGAAGATGCTGGCGCCGGCCCTGAGCATTCAAGCGATCCGGAACCAGGAGCCTGTGGTGCACGAGCATGTTGATCTGTTGGTTCGTCGTATCAGGCAAGAGACAAAAGAACGCCCCGCTGTTGAGATGAAGCAG TGGATTGATTGGCATGTTTGGGATGTCGCTAGCGACATGGCATACAACCTCAAGTGCAACCAAGTCAAGGATA AAAAAGATGAGCTCTTCTTCCATATGTTCGTCAGGGTCGGCCTCTGGGCAACGATCCAGCAGGTTTCCAAGCGCTTTCCCTGGCTCAGTCCTCTCATCTGGTTCTGCGTGCCGCCCAAGGTCGCCCTCACGTTCCCCACCGGCATCAAGGTTCAGAGACAGAACATCAAACACCGCCTCCAAAATGCCGAAAAGCTGGGACACGCGGACTACATGGAACAGTTCATCTCGCAGGACAAGATGGATCCCAACGAGGAGTGGCTCCTGGCGCAGGCCAACGTCATGATCGTGGCCAACTTTGATCCCATGACGAACGTTGTATCGACGGCGCTCTACTACCTTCTCACGGTCCCGAGAGCATACCATCGGTTGCGCGAGGAGCTCAACGGCACGTTCAATAGCTACGATGCAATCGTCCACGACAATCTGCAAGGGCTCAAATACCTGCACGCTGTCATTTTCGAATCCCTCCGCATCCATTCCAACGCCGCCTTCGGCATGCCGAGATTCAGCCCTGGTGCGGTTGTCGACCGGTGGTATGTCCCGAAAGGT ACGACTGTCCAAACTTGCCACTTCGCAATGACACGATCGGAGAGATGGTGGAAGGAAGCCCGATCTTTCTACCCGGAGCGCTTCTTGCCGAACGACCACCAGTATCACGATGCACGCTTCGACAAGGATGCCACGAGCTCCTtcgcccccttttctctGGGCCCCCGTGGTTGCCCCGGCGTGAACCCCGCTATGCAACGTCTGAGGATCGTCATCGCGAAGCTCGTGTGGAGCTTCGACATGGAGCTGACCAACAAGAACCGAATAGATTGGCAGAGGGACTCCTATCTGTACGGCATTTGGGAAAGACCACAGCTCTGGGTGAAGGCGACCCCGAGGCCCGACGAGCAAAAAACGTTGCCCACTTGA
- a CDS encoding zinc knuckle — MIRCEVDHDIHHDSDHLPIVTSLHLATAELQREKKRNCKAIDDSALDRYVEAIFEAVSTAIEASVPAEIPSLRSRTGWSEACKNVLAKTRRLRRTYSDQYTEESWEAYRAAKNSKSRIVRKALQQAHREAVEIAVESIASPWRIAKWARNTQNQSPIATPEIQNHHTPQTATAPEEKRALFNAVHIYVDGSGIDCQIGAAACCTATKETSKSHIGD; from the exons ATGATCCGATGCGAAGTAGACCACGACATCCATCACGACTCCGATCACCTGCCAATAGTGACGTCCCTGCACCTTGCGACTGCCGAGCTGCAGCGGGAGAAGAAGCGGAACTGCAAAGCCATTGATGACAGTG CGCTCGATCGGTACGTGGAGGCAATTTTCGAAGCGGTCTCAACAGCCATCGAGGCATCAGTTCCGGCCGAGATCCCATCCCTGAGGTCCAGAACAGGCTGGTCCGAAGCATGCAAGAACGTTCTAGCGAAAACGAGACGACTTCGCAGGACATACAGCGACCAATATACCGAAGAAAGCTGGGAAGCGTACAGAGCGGCGAAAAACAGCAAGAGCCGTATCGTAAGGAAAGCGCTTCAACAAGCACACCGCGAGGCGGTGGAAATAGCAGTCGAATCCATCGCGTCGCCATGGCGGATCGCGAAATGGGCCCGGAACACACAGAACCAGTCACCGATTGCCACGCCAGAAATTCAAAACCACCACACGCCGCAGACTGCTACCGCCCCTGAAGAGAAAAGGGCACTGTTCAACGCGGTACACATCTACGTAGATGGCAGCGGCATCGACTGTCAAATCGGGGCCGCCGCATGCTGCACCGCCACAAAGGAAACTAGTAAATCGCACATAGGCGACTAA
- a CDS encoding short-chain dehydrogenase/reductase: MDWTYAAFAGVLGARLFMASLRENAKQSRSLNVKHLPGKVILITGGNTGLGKQAAIELARLKPAQLWLTGRDAIRLRDAAADIRKQVDDAPPINVLTLDLASFKSIRSAAETFLSQCQRLDVLMLNAGVMSLPAGMTQDGYEIQFGTNHVGHALLTKLLEPALLAAKQDNPRVVVLSSRSHRDVPPGGIKWDSLKTSGTDVFILKRYGQSKLANALYARELAKRRPWLRVAAVHPGVVRGTDIQASATGIPFVLRCLISFIRHWITISLEDGVKTQVWASIDDQYPSGEYFEPVGKPGLASKYAMDDRLALKMWDWTESELEAHGF, encoded by the coding sequence ATGGATTGGACTTATGCGGCTTTCGCAGGCGTGCTGGGTGCCAGGTTATTCATGGCGTCCTTGCGCGAAAATGCCAAGCAGTCACGTTCACTCAACGTCAAACACTTGCCGGGAAAAGTGATTCTAATCACCGGCGGTAACACTGGTCTCGGAAAGCAAGCAGCTATTGAACTTGCCCGTCTCAAGCCAGCTCAGTTATGGCTGACAGGCCGCGACGCAATTCGACTTCGAGACGCCGCTGCCGATATACGCAAACAAGTCGACGATGCACCACCAATTAATGTATTGACCCTCGATCTGGCCTCGTTCAAGTCCATACGGAGCGCAGCCGAGACCTTTCTATCCCAGTGCCAACGTCTCGATGTCCTCATGCTCAATGCCGGAGTCATGTCTCTCCCGGCAGGTATGACCCAGGACGGCTATGAAATCCAATTCGGAACAAATCACGTGGGCCACGCCCTTCTGACCAAGCTCCTTGAGCCTGCTCTACTGGCGGCGAAACAAGATAACCCGCGAGTTGTCGTTCTCTCCTCGAGATCCCACCGAGATGTGCCACCGGGTGGTATCAAGTGGGATTCACTCAAGACTTCAGGTACAGATGTCTTCATCCTTAAGCGCTATGGGCAAAGCAAGCTAGCCAACGCGCTGTACGCCCGGGAGTTGGCCAAGCGACGTCCTTGGCTCCGTGTTGCGGCTGTGCATCCGGGTGTCGTGCGAGGAACAGACATACAAGCCTCCGCGACCGGCATCCCGTTCGTGTTGCGATGTCTCATATCGTTCATACGCCACTGGATCACGATCAGTCTTGAAGATGGCGTCAAGACTCAGGTCTGGGCATCAATAGACGACCAATACCCCAGTGGGGAGTATTTCGAGCCTGTTGGTAAACCAGGTCTTGCCAGCAAATACGCAATGGACGACAGGTTGGCGCTGAAGATGTGGGACTGGACGGAGAGCGAGCTTGAGGCACATGGATTctga